AAGCGTCTCCACTTTTATGTATCCCAGCATTTGCGCGGATAGCGCAAGCCGGCATGCTTCGTAGGGGTTTCTATTTCTATAGCGTGTATTTAGTAGACCACCAGTCAGCACGCACTACCACTCCGCTGAGCGCAAAACTGTTTTCTTGCCTTTACAACAGTCGTGGGATCGCGAGGAGCTGACTTTGTGGCCCCAACGCATCAGCTGCGGCACCGCTTTACGCCTCCCGTTGCCCCGCTTGCCGACGTAGCGCCGCAACGAACGCATCAACCTTCCATGACTCCCTTAGTGCCCGCGCGAACAACATTTGCTGGCTCTCCGGCGCGAGACCGCCTATCGGTGGATCACTATCCAGATTGGTAGGAAATGGATACCCCTCAGCACTTGACGCAATGACCGCCTCGGCTTCAGCTGCGCTCAACCTGTGGGTCATGACTTGATCGAGCAGAACGGGATACAGCACCTCACACATTCTCGTGCGATCCAGCGATTCCATTGCACGCCCATAAGCCGAGGAAATCTGCAAAAGATTCGCCATACGTTGAACGCTTGCCGTGCGGTTCGCCCCCGCTGCGTGAAAAAGCGCAGGACTAAAGAAGATCACATCGCCTTTCTCGAGAGGCAACTGGACGTAGTTCGCCTCGAAGTACTCACGAAAGTCCGGACGCCGCCACGCAAGATAGCCTGGCGCGTAGCGCTGCGAGAACGGCAGCAGCTTGGTGGGTCCGCTTTCCACCGGCATGTCGCTGTGTGCGACCGCACCTTGCAGTGTCAGGAAGGGCGACATCGTATGCACATGTGCCGGATAGCGCTCGGCCTCCGCTACGGTCTGGAACCCGAGGTGGTAGTCACGATGCGCCTGTTGCGCGTCGCCGCCGGGACGCACGACGTTCACCTGCGACGTCACCTGAAAGCAGGGGCCCAGCCATGCTTGCGCCGCGGCAACCAGCACGGGGTTAGCGTAGTAACGGGCAAACGCGGACGGGGCGCGCATGCAAAGCTTTTGCTGAGCGTTCCATATTCTGTCGTTGGCTCCCGCCTTGGCAAAATGATCGGCTGCCGCGCTGCCTGCTTCCCGCTCGTCCCGGATGATCGCATCGAAGACTGCCGTTGCATCGTCGATCGGCGTCGTGTCGGGAAACGCGCGCTTCAATACAAGCACGCCTGCGCCATGTTCCAGAACGTCCGCCCACTCGAGTTGCAGCTCCGTGCGCCGTGTCGCATCCTCAAGCATCCCGCTTAACCGGTTGCAATCGTAGAACGGCACGTTCTCACGCGTTTCGTCTGCGTATTCGGCTCGAACGGCATCGCGACCATCGTGCGATACGGTAAGAAAGTCGCGAAGCGAACAATCCTGTTCGCGGTACGGATTCCGGCGCCCGGCATCCGGGCGTGAGCGTTGCGTGTCCATGTCTGTCTCCGATCCCATGAAAGTGCACTCTCATGTGAGGGTTGCTAATTGGTTTCCCTAACGATACTGCCGTTGTACGGGTCTGCGGTACCATAAACACATCAAAAACACCTCAAGTGGAATCCATGGCCCGTCGCTTTCTGATGAAGGAAATTGCGCTGCAGGCTGGCGTTGGCCTCGCCACGGTCGACCGCGTGCTGAATGGCCGCCCAAACGTGCACGAGCGCAGCCGTCAGCGGGTTCAACACGCGATCAAGGAACTGGAGCGGCAGCAGTTTCAATTGGCAGTCACCGGGAGAAAACTTGTCGTCGACGTCCTGGTGGAAGCGCCGAGCCGGTTCTGCGACGAAATACGCGAAGCATTCGAATCGGAGCTTCCCACTCTACGCCCAGCCGTATTCAGGCCACGCTTCACGATGCAGGACACCATGACGACCGCGCAGGTGGTGGACGCACTGGAGGCGATGGGCCGCAGAGGCACACATGGTGTGCTGCTCAAGGCGCGTGACGTCCCTGAGGTGACGGACGCAATTGCCGCACTGCGTCAACGCGGCATTCCGGTCGTGACGATTTTCACCGATATACCGCGATCGGCTCGGATTGCATACGCGGGTCTGGATAACCGGATGGCGGGTGCGACCGCCGCCTTTCTGATCGGTCAGTGGCTTGCGCAGTCACACGGAAACGTCCTTGTGGCGATGAGCGACGACAGCTTCCGGGGCGAGGAAGATCGTAAGCTCAGCTTTCGCGATGAACTGCGCGCGCGCTATCCGAAACTGGCCCTGGTAGACGCCAGTGGCGGCCATGGGCTCGACGCCCTGACCGAGGAGCGCGTGCGAAAAGCCGTCGGCAGAAAAAAGGCCATCGCAGCGGTGTACTCGATGGGCGGTGGCAATGTCGCGATACTCCGCGCCCTGCATGGCATGGGAAAAGCGCCACAGTGCTTCATTGCGCATGATCTCGACAGGGACAACATTCGACTGTTGCGCGATGGAAGCATTAGCGCGGTTTTGCATCATGACCTGCGTCTGGATCTGCGCAACGCGTGCCACCAGATCATGCATTTCCACAAGCTGCTGCCGGCGTCGGCTATTGGCGATTCATCGTCCGTGGTCGTGGTGACTCCGGCAAACATCCCACAGTACATTAGTCGCCGTTTCGGCAGTGCGCCGCTGGAATCCGCTAATGACCACTGGAGATGACCGGCTCGGGACGATGCCTCGCAGCGCTCGTGCGGAGCACTGCGACACGGGACTACTGGCCCCACGCGTACTGGATCTGCAGCCGGTTCTGGAAGAACTGCGACGATTTGGCCGGCGACGTCTGGTATGCAAAGAAGTCTGTCACGTTCCATCCCTTCAGGCGTCCTGAGAAGTTGTACATGGCGTACACGAGGTATTCCGACTGGTCGAGATACGGCGTGCCTGGCGTGCTAATCAGGTGCATGAACGAATAACCAGCGCCCAGCGTGAGGCCCTGGGTCGGATTTCCACTGACCTCGACGCCATAAGCGGCACCCGATCCCAGATCCTGCGTGCTCGTGATGAACGGCTGGGCGAACAGCGGACCTGAAGCGATGTTGTGCGCGTAAGGTGTCACCAGCGCACCGTTCAGGTAGGAGTGCGAGTCGGGCCGGGTGTAGTCGTAGTCGAGGTTGGCATCGATGGAGTTGTGCTTTACGCCGAGCTGCAGCCCGTACACCTGGCTATGCACGTCCCCGAGCAAGCCTGCGGAACCACCCTCGATCGCAACCTGTGCGCCCACGTACGGCCTGAAGCTGCCCTCGTTTGCGCTGATCCGGCCATCCGCATAGCCCATTTGCGTGTAGTCCATATAGTTGACGTACCACGCCTGTCCCTTGAGGTTAAGCTGGCCGACATTCAGGGTGCCAGCGCCGCCCACACCATAGAACCCGCTCGTGCTCTCGTTGCCGATTTTCGATGCGGAATCGAAGCTTGCGTTGTAGGTCGTCTGGTTGGTGAAAGAGCCACTGATCCACGACTCCCAGCGGAACATGCGGAAGGCCTGAATATAGTTGTCTTTCGTACCGTAGGTAGTCGACACGCCCTGGAACAGTTGCGGCGCGATCCGGTAGTCGTACGGCGAAATGAACGGAACATCGAATTCCTGGTTGCCTGCCGTCACGCTAAAGAGCTGGTGCTGATACTTCACATAAGCTTCGCCGAGCTCGGTGAACGTCGGACCCAGGCTGCCGTCGATCCGCGACGGGTCGGAGGGGTGAAACAGCGGGCGCGAGATATACCCGCTCACGCCGAGAGAAAATCCGTAGAGCGTTGCGGTCTGGTAGGCGAGCCCACCGCCATAGTTGATGGTGTTCTGGTTAAGACCTTTGTTGAAGAACGCGTTATGAGCGGCAAAGTAAAACGTCCTGAAATCGCCGGAGAATTGCCCTTGCGTGAACATGTCGACAAGGTCGTTCACCACGGGCGGCTGTGTTGCATCTACCGTCTGCGCCGACGCGTAAATTGGCATAACTAACATAAGCAGCTTGAGCATTTCGTGGCTCAGCACGCGAAGTGCCAGAGGCCTGGGTCTGATTTTCATGTTTTTATCCGCACAGCGATTGAAGGATGAGTGGCCCGTGAACAGCCTGCATGGCAGTCATGGGAACTGTCGGCAAAGTAACGAGCCAGAATCCCCCTTGAGCGACGATTTCGCAGGATGAAAGCGTGAAGAAAAGAGCTTTATTTTCAAATGCTTGGCGACTTTTTCTTTTGAATGAAGCGGAGGGGAAGCGTACGGGCAGCCAGTGGTTCGCCGCAAGGCGCGCGCAGCGCCGCCGTTGAACCCTAGTGGTGCATGGTTGCGGCTGCATGCACAATTACGTTGAGCGCGTATCGCTTCTATGGTGCAAACGCGAAGAAATACGAGTCCAGGAACGGCATGGGACTTGCTTAACTGTGTCAGAAATTAAAAGTACAGTTCGACAGTAACGCTGTCGCGAAACGACAAGGTGCCAGCAGCCATGACAAGCGAATCCCTCAAGACGGCCCGCGCCAGAACGCGTGGCAATGTTCAACCCATCATTCGCGAAGACCGGACTTCGGTGCAGGCATTGTCGCGAGCGCTTTCGTTGCTGGAGATCCTCGCGGAAGACGACGATGGCTACAGGCTGGTCGATCTCGCGGAGCGCAGCGGCTTGCCCGCGCCCACCATCCACCGCCTGTTGACCACCATGCAGCAGCGTCGCTTTGTTTCGTTCGAAGCCGACAAGAACCTTTGGCGAATCGGTGCGCAATGCTTCTCGGTCGGTTCGGCCTTCGGTCCACGCCGCAACATGGTGGAACTGGCCACGCCAATCGTGCGCAGGCTGCGCGATCTGGCAGGCGAGACCGTCAACATTGGCGGGCTCGACCAGGATGAAATCCTGTTGATCCACCAGGTTGAAAGCAAGCAGATGATGCGGGCGATCTCGCGCCCGGGCAGTCGCTCGCCGCTCGCGAATACAGCAATGGGCAAGACCATCCTGGCGTGGCTGCCGCCCGCGCGGGCCACGCAGATCATCCAGAATGGCGGTTTGCAGCGGCGCACGCCGCAGTCGATCGTGAGAGGTACAGCGCTACACGACGCGCTGACGGAGATCCGCCGCGCCGGCTATGCGATCGACAACGAAGAGACGGCGGTCGGCTTGCGCTGCGTCGCGGCTGCGGTATTCAACGAATTTGGCGTTGCCTTCGCGGCGATCTCGGTGGTCGGCCCGACGCTGCGCATCACCCATGAACGGCTCGACAACCTGAGCTGGCATGTCATGCTGGCGGCCCGCGAAATCACTTCGGCCATGGGCGGCCGCGTGCCGAAGGAAATGGAAGAGATACTGCGCATCAGGGCATCCCAGCCCCACTGAGC
The sequence above is drawn from the Paraburkholderia phenazinium genome and encodes:
- a CDS encoding LacI family DNA-binding transcriptional regulator — translated: MARRFLMKEIALQAGVGLATVDRVLNGRPNVHERSRQRVQHAIKELERQQFQLAVTGRKLVVDVLVEAPSRFCDEIREAFESELPTLRPAVFRPRFTMQDTMTTAQVVDALEAMGRRGTHGVLLKARDVPEVTDAIAALRQRGIPVVTIFTDIPRSARIAYAGLDNRMAGATAAFLIGQWLAQSHGNVLVAMSDDSFRGEEDRKLSFRDELRARYPKLALVDASGGHGLDALTEERVRKAVGRKKAIAAVYSMGGGNVAILRALHGMGKAPQCFIAHDLDRDNIRLLRDGSISAVLHHDLRLDLRNACHQIMHFHKLLPASAIGDSSSVVVVTPANIPQYISRRFGSAPLESANDHWR
- a CDS encoding phytanoyl-CoA dioxygenase family protein, whose product is MDTQRSRPDAGRRNPYREQDCSLRDFLTVSHDGRDAVRAEYADETRENVPFYDCNRLSGMLEDATRRTELQLEWADVLEHGAGVLVLKRAFPDTTPIDDATAVFDAIIRDEREAGSAAADHFAKAGANDRIWNAQQKLCMRAPSAFARYYANPVLVAAAQAWLGPCFQVTSQVNVVRPGGDAQQAHRDYHLGFQTVAEAERYPAHVHTMSPFLTLQGAVAHSDMPVESGPTKLLPFSQRYAPGYLAWRRPDFREYFEANYVQLPLEKGDVIFFSPALFHAAGANRTASVQRMANLLQISSAYGRAMESLDRTRMCEVLYPVLLDQVMTHRLSAAEAEAVIASSAEGYPFPTNLDSDPPIGGLAPESQQMLFARALRESWKVDAFVAALRRQAGQREA
- a CDS encoding IclR family transcriptional regulator — translated: MTSESLKTARARTRGNVQPIIREDRTSVQALSRALSLLEILAEDDDGYRLVDLAERSGLPAPTIHRLLTTMQQRRFVSFEADKNLWRIGAQCFSVGSAFGPRRNMVELATPIVRRLRDLAGETVNIGGLDQDEILLIHQVESKQMMRAISRPGSRSPLANTAMGKTILAWLPPARATQIIQNGGLQRRTPQSIVRGTALHDALTEIRRAGYAIDNEETAVGLRCVAAAVFNEFGVAFAAISVVGPTLRITHERLDNLSWHVMLAAREITSAMGGRVPKEMEEILRIRASQPH